Part of the Stackebrandtia endophytica genome is shown below.
GTAGGTCATCACCAGGATCGGCACGCCTCGTCCGGCGACGGCCTCGACGAGGCGCAGCACCTCCCGGGTGCGGGTGCCCCCGGCCAGCGCGGTCGCGGCGGCACGCTGGATCGCGATGCCGTCCATGACGGGGTCGGAATAGGGAAGCCCCACCTCGATGATGTCGCAACCGGCGTCGATCATCGTGTCGATCGCGGTGACGGATTCATCGAAGGTCGGGAATCCAGCCGGGTAGTAGCCGACAAGGGCCGCTCGGCCTTCGGCACGGGTCCGCTCGAACACGGCTGCCACACTCATCGCCAGTCACTTTCTCAACTTGATGGGATCGCTATGCCAACCCGAAGTATCGGGCGGCGGTCTCCATGTCCTTGTCGCCTCGACCGGACAGGCACACCAGGAGGGTGGCCTCGTCGCCGTGCTCGGCGGCCAGGGTCGGTGCCAACCGCAACGCACCGGCGACCGCATGCGCGCTCTCCAATGCGGGAATGATGCCCTCGGTGCGGCACAGCAGCTGGAACGCGTCCATGGCCTCGGCGTCGGTGACGGGTTCGTACTTGGCGCGACCGATGTCCTTCAGCCAGGCGTGTTCGGGCCCCACCGACGGATAGTCCAGCCCGGCAGAGATCGAGTAGGACTCGATGATCTGACCGTCGTCGTCCTGCATGATGTAGCTGCGGGCGCCGTGGAGCACGCCGACGGTTCCGGCGGCCAGGGTCGCACCGTGTTGTCCGGTCTCGACGCCCTTACCACCGGCTTCGAATCCGTAGAGGGAGACGTCGGCGTCGTCGACGAAGGCGTGGAAGATGCCCATGGCGTTGGAGCCGCCGCCGACACACGCGGCGACCGCGTGCGGGAGACGTCCGTATCGGTCCAGGCATTGCCGCCGGGCTTCGACGCCGATCCCGGAGACCAGCTCCCGCACCAACAGCGGGAACGGATGCGGGCCCGCGACGGTGCCCAACAGGTAGTGCGTTGAATCCACACTGGATACCCAGTCGCGCAGCGCCTCGTTGATGGAGTCCTTAAGGGTCTGCGAGCCTGCCGTTACCGGAATGACTTCGGCGCCAAGCATTCGCATCCGAGCGACGTTGAGCGCCTGCCTTCTCACGTCCTCGGCGCCCATGTAGACGGTGCACTCCAGACCGAGGTATGCCGCCGCGGTCGCACTGGCCACGCCGTGTTGCCCGGCGCCGGTCTCGGCGATGATGCGCGGCTTGCCCAGTCGTTTGGCCAACAGTGCCTGGCCCAGGACGTTGCGGATCTTGTGGGCGCCGGTGTGGTTGAGGTCCTCCCGCTTCAGCAGGATTCGGGCACCGGCCCGCTCCGACAGCCGCTCTGCTTCGTACAGCAGCGACGGAGTGCCCGCGTATTCGCGCATCATCCGGTCCAGTTCGGCCCGGAATCCCTCATCAGCGAAGGCCTTGCGATAACCGGTCTCCAACTCGTCCAAGGCCGCGATCAGCGCTTCGGGAACGAACCGGCCACCGAATCGACCCCAGTGGCCGAGACGATCGGGTTGTGTCGGGCTCATCGCACCGGCCTGGGAGTCGACGGGTGGCTGCCCGCGGTCACCATGGCGGCGACGGCTTCACGTGGGCTCTTGTCGGTGACGAGTCCCTCGCCGATCAGCACGGCGTCGGCACCCACCGAGGCGTATCGCAGCAGATCCCTGGTCTCTCGAACGCCGGACTCGGCGATCTTGACGACGTTGGCGGGAAGCCCCGGTGCGATGCGTTCGAACACCGAGCGATCGACTTTGAGGGTGCGCAGGTCGCGGGCGTTGACTCCGATGACCTTGGCACCGGCCTCCAGCGCGCGATCGGCCTCCTCCTCATCGTGAACCTCGACGAGGGCGGTCATGCCCAGCGATTCGATCCGCTCGTGCAACGCGACCAACGCGTTCTGCTCCAACGCGGCGACGATCAACAGGACCAGGTCGGCACCGTGGGCACGGGCCTCGTGAACCTGATAGCTGGAGATCACGAAGTCTTTCCGCAGAACGGGAACCCGCACCGCCGCTCTCACCGCGTCCAAGTCGTCGAGACTGCCCTTGAAGTAGTTCTCCTCCGTCAGGACGCTGATCGCCCGCGCTCCACCGGCCGCGTACTCACACGCGAGGTGGGCGGGGTCGGGGATCTCCGCGAGAGATCCCTTCGACGGCGACGATCGCTTGACTTCGGCGATCACGCCGACACCCGGCTGTTTCAGCGCCGCTAGGGCATCCAACGGGGGCGGCGTCTTCTCGGCGATGTCGCGTATCTGTTCAATGGGAATCTGCTGCTGCCGTTTCGCCACATCCGCAGCAACCCCGGCGACTATCTGATCGAGCACACTCACCACGCGCACTCCTCTCCCGGCGTTTCTGAGGTACCGGCTGAAACCTCGACCTGCCAACCAGGTGAGGTTTTGGACTTGCCAAGTACCGTGTCGGCAGCCTAGCGGGTTGAATCCTCTCGGTCCGTGGCGACCCGCGCATAAGCCGGTGATCGGCGGTGATGCACGCTCAACGGCCAGCAGCGACGGAGGTGGGCGATCGGATCGCAGCCATCCGGCGAGCCGCTCGCGGAGAGGTCGCCGCCGACTCGGCCGGGGAGTCCAACCGGCAGAACGGGATCCGGTCACATGCGTCACCGGCGCACCAGGCGATCACGCCGAAATAGCACTATGGACGGTGGATGCGGTCGGTCACGAATCCTGACGGTGCGGTTCGCGGGTGGGGTCCTCACCGCGGTCCAGCGCGTCCCACAACATGGCCGGGTCGGGATTGTCCACGTCGTCAATGGTGACCACAGTGGCCGATTCCGCCGGACGGTCATAGCGGGCCGACATGTGCGGCCAGTCTCGATATCGCGACCACCCCCACGCGGCGACGATCACGACCGCCGTACCGCAGGCGGCCGTCACCACCGGCCACAGGCCGGGGGTCTGCGCCAACCCGAAGGCACCGGAGGCGGCCATCACCGCACCGGCACCGGCCAACAAGACGGTCACGATGCGCCGGGGAACACCGGTGGTGGCCACCAGGGCGATCACGCCGGCCAATCCGACCATCCCCGCCGGAAGTGCCCACGGGACCACCGCGGTGCCCGCGACGGTCACGATCTCGTCAGGCAGCGGATAGGGCCGGACGACCGTCTCCTCCTGCCAGGTGCGCGCGGTGGCGAAGATGCCCACCCCTGCCGCCGCCAGCCCGGCCAGAATCGCCAGGGTGATGGCACGACGTGGATTCATGAGGTACCCACCACCGACAGTTCTCGCCCGGTGAAGCAGGTGTCGGTGCCGGTGTGGCAGGCCGGTCCCACCTGATCAACCAGCACCAAGACCGCGTCTCCATCACAGTCCAACGCGACCGATTTGACGTGTTGGGTGTTCCCGGAGGTCTCGCCCTTCACCCAGAGTCTGTCCCTGCTGCGGGAGAAATAGGTGGCGCGTCCGGTCGTCAGAGTGAGTCGCAGTGCTTCGTCGTTCATCCAGGCCAGCATAAGCACCTCTTTGGTGTCGTACTGCTGAACCACGGCGGCGATCAGCCCGGCCGGGTCACGGCTGAGGCGTTCGGCCACCTCGATCGGCAGCGATGACGGTGTCTCCACGCCACTGATTCTGACCCCTGCTGCCCGCACCGGGCCAGCCGCCCCGCCGAGAAGTGGCCTTCGGCGTCTTCTCGGCGGGATGTCACGGCATCACCGAACGACCTATCGGCGTCGCGAGTAGGCGCCGAACAGCTCGAGGATCTGGTCACGCTCACCGGCGGCCTCCTGCGAGGTACCCAGCACTTCCTGCCTGGACTTGAGGACGCCTTGGTGGACCTCCGACATACGACGATCGGCCGCCTCATGGCGGGTCGCGCGCAGCTCGGCGATCTTCTCCGGCTCTCGCCAGGCGCTGATCGTCGACGGCAGGCACGCCGCCGCGGCCACCACCGTGATCACACCCAGAACGGTCGCCCCGATCACGATGAACAGGATCGCCGCCGCGACCAGTCCCACCACCCCCGCCGTCCAGGCCCAAAGGGAGCTGCCGGGCTGGTAGTGCTCGTCGATGCGGTCGGCGACGCGTTGCCGGTCCTCGGCCCTGACGCCTTGAAGGGTGACCTTGATGCTGACGCCCTCCACTCGAACCGTGCGGACGTCCGGGGCCTCCTTCCGAGTGCGTTCCCACAGTCGCTGCGTGCACAGCATGACCGCGTCGGCGCCCACCCGCATGGCCACGGCCGCTTGAGCGTCGGGGGCCGAATCGTCCAAGATGTCCTGTGCGAGGAG
Proteins encoded:
- a CDS encoding Trp biosynthesis-associated membrane protein, with protein sequence MNPRRAITLAILAGLAAAGVGIFATARTWQEETVVRPYPLPDEIVTVAGTAVVPWALPAGMVGLAGVIALVATTGVPRRIVTVLLAGAGAVMAASGAFGLAQTPGLWPVVTAACGTAVVIVAAWGWSRYRDWPHMSARYDRPAESATVVTIDDVDNPDPAMLWDALDRGEDPTREPHRQDS
- the hisI gene encoding phosphoribosyl-AMP cyclohydrolase, giving the protein METPSSLPIEVAERLSRDPAGLIAAVVQQYDTKEVLMLAWMNDEALRLTLTTGRATYFSRSRDRLWVKGETSGNTQHVKSVALDCDGDAVLVLVDQVGPACHTGTDTCFTGRELSVVGTS
- the trpB gene encoding tryptophan synthase subunit beta — its product is MSPTQPDRLGHWGRFGGRFVPEALIAALDELETGYRKAFADEGFRAELDRMMREYAGTPSLLYEAERLSERAGARILLKREDLNHTGAHKIRNVLGQALLAKRLGKPRIIAETGAGQHGVASATAAAYLGLECTVYMGAEDVRRQALNVARMRMLGAEVIPVTAGSQTLKDSINEALRDWVSSVDSTHYLLGTVAGPHPFPLLVRELVSGIGVEARRQCLDRYGRLPHAVAACVGGGSNAMGIFHAFVDDADVSLYGFEAGGKGVETGQHGATLAAGTVGVLHGARSYIMQDDDGQIIESYSISAGLDYPSVGPEHAWLKDIGRAKYEPVTDAEAMDAFQLLCRTEGIIPALESAHAVAGALRLAPTLAAEHGDEATLLVCLSGRGDKDMETAARYFGLA
- the trpC gene encoding indole-3-glycerol phosphate synthase TrpC; this encodes MLDQIVAGVAADVAKRQQQIPIEQIRDIAEKTPPPLDALAALKQPGVGVIAEVKRSSPSKGSLAEIPDPAHLACEYAAGGARAISVLTEENYFKGSLDDLDAVRAAVRVPVLRKDFVISSYQVHEARAHGADLVLLIVAALEQNALVALHERIESLGMTALVEVHDEEEADRALEAGAKVIGVNARDLRTLKVDRSVFERIAPGLPANVVKIAESGVRETRDLLRYASVGADAVLIGEGLVTDKSPREAVAAMVTAGSHPSTPRPVR